The sequence CGCCCGAGCAGACGACGAAATGGCGGCAGCCCTTGTCGTCGCACGGATACTGGCTTGCGAGCCGCGCAAGCGCGCGCGCTTCGTCATAATATCTGGCCTTGGCCTTAAGACGCCGGGCGATGTTTCGTGTGACATCGTCGGTCGCCGCGGCTTCGAGCGCATCGGCTTCACCGGGTTCGGGAATACGCGCCGAGCCATAGACCACGAGCGTCGATTCGATCCCGGCTTCGTCAAGCAGCAGTTCGGGTTTCAGCAATTCGAGCTGGAAACGGACGGGACGCAGATCCTCGCGCAGCAGAAAATCATTATCCTGAAAAGCCAGCCGGTAGGCGGGATGCGCCGTTTGCGGCGTGGTGGTCGCCTGCCGGGCGAATTGCGCGTCGTCCTTGGCCTTGTGGAAACGCGAACGATGGGGTTGTTTATCTTCTGCCATTAGCGAGCGGCTATACGCTTCGCATGACTTTGCCAAGTCAGCCACTGCCATACCCGCACCGTCATTCCGGCGAAGGCCGGGATAATGATCAATATATTGTCAGTCCTCCGCCACGAACCGCGCGCCCGCGCGGTCCTTCACCGTCCGCTGAGGATCGAAGATCATCCCGTTCATCGCGACATAGACGCCGGGCGGCAGCGTCTGGACCGCCGCCAGCGCAAAGCCGACGTTGAACTCGGCATCGCTCGCGCGCACCGACGCGGGCTGCATCGCGCCCGTCAGCACGATCGTCTTGCCTTCGATTCCCGCCAGAACGCGCCCGGTGACGACCATCGTGTCGGTGCCGTGCGTCACGAGGATGCGGTCGGCATCGCTCGCGGCGACCGCGGCGCGGATCGTCTCGCGGTCGGCATCGTCGAGTTCAAGGCTGTCCTTGCGCATCAACTGCGTCACGCGGTGCGGCACATGGACATTATTCTCGCGCAGCATGTCGGGGATCGCCGCGGGGCCGATCTGAAACTCGCTCAGCGCGTCGAAATAGACCTTGTCGATCGTCCCGCCGGTGGTGAAGATGTCGATCACGCGCATTCGTCCTGCACCGGCAGCGCCGGCGTGCCGTCGGGCGCCGCGAACGGTTGCTTGAAGGTAAAGGCATCCGCCGTCGGCCCCTTGGCCTCCAGTATCGCGATCCGCGCCATGCCCTCGGCGACGGTCGGACGGTGCCCCGCCGGTACCCACCACAACACCTGATACACGCCGATATGGTCGAACCACTCCTTGCGCCGTTTCATGATCGCAAGATGGTCCGGCTGGCGATAGACAAAGGCGGCGAGCGCATCGAGGTCGCGCCACACCGACATGTTCGCGATGACATGCGGATCGTCGGTAACGGGCACATCGGTCGCGTCATTGCCGTCACCCGTCAGCCGCCAGACAAAGCCGTCGCTCGCCTCGGCAATGGCATTCACCGCGTCGAGCGCATCCATGAAATCGCGGTTGGCGACATGCTCGGGCGGCAGACGAAAGCGCGCGATATTGATCTGGGCGAGTTCATAGGCGGCCATATGCGTCTCCTCAGGTCAGCGCCTCGGCGATCAGCCGCCGCGTATTCTCCACCCCGAACAGCGCGATAAAGCTGCCCATCCGCGGCCCGGCGCTCGATCCCAGCAATGTCTCGTACAGCGCCTTGAACCAGTCGCGCAGATTATCGAAGCCATGCGCCTCGTTCTTGCCAATTTCATAGACGATATTCTGGATGTCGTCGGCCGAGGCGTCGGCGGGCAGCGCGGCCAGCCGTGCATCCAGCTCGCGCAGCGCCGCGACCTCGCCACCCTCAGGCTTGCGGCGCTTCAGCGTCGGCGCGACGAAATCGCGGTTATACGCCATCGCATTGTCGATCAGCCGGTCGAGCTCGGGATAAGTCGCGGCATCGGCGCCCGGGACATATTGGCCGAGGTAACGCCAGATCTGCTCCTTCGACGCATCGGCGCCCATCACGCCGACGAGGTTGAGCAACAGGCCATAGGTCACCGGCAGCACCGTCTCCGGCACATCCTGCCCGCGCGCGACATGGACATGATGCACCGGGTTGCCCAGCTT is a genomic window of Sphingopyxis sp. FD7 containing:
- a CDS encoding asparaginase domain-containing protein; its protein translation is MIDIFTTGGTIDKVYFDALSEFQIGPAAIPDMLRENNVHVPHRVTQLMRKDSLELDDADRETIRAAVAASDADRILVTHGTDTMVVTGRVLAGIEGKTIVLTGAMQPASVRASDAEFNVGFALAAVQTLPPGVYVAMNGMIFDPQRTVKDRAGARFVAED
- a CDS encoding DUF3291 domain-containing protein, with protein sequence MAAYELAQINIARFRLPPEHVANRDFMDALDAVNAIAEASDGFVWRLTGDGNDATDVPVTDDPHVIANMSVWRDLDALAAFVYRQPDHLAIMKRRKEWFDHIGVYQVLWWVPAGHRPTVAEGMARIAILEAKGPTADAFTFKQPFAAPDGTPALPVQDECA